Proteins encoded together in one uncultured Desulfosarcina sp. window:
- a CDS encoding helix-turn-helix domain-containing protein: protein MGGTLFVPIFGTLSHSRRQAKQLSTRQTARLRAEMIMKVRCGMLTARQAAERLGVSRKTFYKWEQRGLSALLDSVTDQPPGRPAHPPDDHRQWLEKQLQDANRQIDLLNRKMALKDVLMDLKLPQIGSGRTKKK from the coding sequence ATGGGTGGTACACTTTTCGTTCCCATTTTTGGTACATTATCGCATTCCCGGCGACAGGCCAAACAACTATCGACCCGCCAGACGGCGCGGCTCCGAGCCGAGATGATCATGAAGGTCCGTTGCGGCATGCTGACTGCCCGCCAGGCCGCCGAACGCCTGGGCGTCTCGCGCAAGACGTTCTACAAATGGGAGCAGCGGGGGCTGTCCGCCCTTTTGGACAGTGTGACCGACCAGCCCCCGGGAAGGCCTGCCCATCCTCCGGACGACCATCGCCAATGGCTGGAAAAGCAACTGCAGGACGCGAATCGGCAGATCGACTTGCTGAACCGGAAGATGGCGCTCAAGGATGTGCTGATGGACTTGAAGCTTCCCCAAATCGGCAGCGGGCGGACGAAAAAAAAATGA
- the istA gene encoding IS21 family transposase gives MDIIALHQQGLSQREITKRTGRHRKTVKKYIQNGQTPGYHKAQRRESILAPYYPVINDFLEEDDYRATWIYQRLKQLGYAGGYDTVKIYVRRRKRKRKRQAYIRFETIPGLQGQMDWADFKVADFKGGSFTVYLFVLVLGFSRAMFAMFVDRCTLQSFMDAHIAAFHYLGGIPMEMLYDNMKHVVISRTGGQTVFNVEFMHFTQHYGFKPLACMPYSPWVKGKVERPVDYIRESFWRGYGFTSIEQANRDLLSWLDETANRRKHGTHRQLVDLRWRQEQSSLSPCPASDYDTSIKEYRRVYKDCYISYNASRYQVPPDVVGKKILLKVKDGIIRFYDDDRLLATHREAEEKGSWVTDANITAQILKQRQKAKKKYGRTKGKATRGLVNASLFPQVLYRPLSVYEQIAKGGGTWIN, from the coding sequence ATGGACATTATTGCATTGCATCAACAAGGCCTTTCGCAAAGGGAGATCACCAAACGAACTGGCCGCCATCGCAAGACCGTTAAAAAATATATTCAGAATGGACAAACTCCCGGTTACCACAAGGCCCAACGGCGCGAAAGCATCCTGGCTCCCTACTACCCGGTGATTAACGATTTCCTCGAAGAGGATGATTACCGTGCCACCTGGATCTATCAACGACTCAAACAGTTAGGCTATGCTGGCGGATACGATACCGTCAAAATCTATGTCCGCAGGCGCAAACGAAAACGCAAGCGCCAGGCTTACATCCGGTTCGAGACGATTCCCGGATTGCAGGGGCAGATGGACTGGGCCGACTTCAAGGTCGCGGATTTCAAGGGCGGCAGTTTTACCGTTTACCTGTTCGTCCTGGTCCTGGGATTTTCCCGGGCCATGTTTGCCATGTTCGTTGACCGCTGCACCCTGCAGTCCTTCATGGATGCCCATATTGCCGCCTTTCACTACCTGGGCGGGATTCCCATGGAAATGCTCTATGACAACATGAAGCATGTGGTGATCAGCCGCACAGGTGGGCAGACTGTTTTCAATGTCGAGTTCATGCACTTTACCCAGCACTATGGTTTCAAGCCTCTGGCCTGCATGCCCTACAGTCCCTGGGTGAAAGGCAAGGTGGAACGCCCGGTGGATTACATTCGCGAGTCGTTCTGGCGCGGTTATGGTTTTACCAGCATCGAGCAGGCGAACCGGGATCTTCTCAGCTGGCTTGACGAAACAGCCAATCGCAGGAAGCATGGAACCCACCGGCAGCTGGTGGACCTGCGCTGGCGGCAGGAACAATCCAGCTTAAGTCCATGCCCTGCCAGCGACTACGATACGTCCATAAAAGAGTATCGCAGGGTCTACAAGGACTGCTATATTTCCTATAACGCCAGCCGGTATCAAGTGCCGCCGGATGTGGTCGGCAAAAAGATCCTGCTGAAGGTCAAGGACGGTATCATCCGATTCTACGATGACGACCGGCTGCTGGCCACGCATAGGGAAGCCGAGGAAAAGGGCAGCTGGGTTACCGATGCGAATATCACCGCCCAGATCTTGAAGCAGCGGCAGAAAGCGAAAAAGAAATACGGTCGCACCAAAGGCAAGGCCACCCGGGGACTGGTGAATGCCAGTTTGTTCCCACAGGTGCTTTACCGTCCGCTGTCCGTGTATGAGCAGATCGCGAAAGGAGGTGGCACATGGATCAACTGA
- the istB gene encoding IS21-like element helper ATPase IstB yields MDQLIADRLQDNLKRLKLTQAAEMLETVVAKAESDKDSYLSFLDQLLEEEVAAKEKRRVQTAMKTAGLPSAKTIEEYDFTFHPKLNKKEVMALFDLDFIGKQENVIFLGPPGVGKTHLAISLAIKACHHGFKVYFTTMDTLMRKLKEPQSRHKAYLTSALVVVDEVGYLPIDTKEAYLFFQFVSYRYERSSTLITSNKSFGDWQELFGEQVIATAILDRLLHHCRVVNIKGHSYRLRGHSFSKNDFATVGSSGLADVDGKTENQ; encoded by the coding sequence ATGGATCAACTGATCGCCGACCGCCTCCAGGACAACCTCAAACGGCTCAAGCTCACCCAGGCCGCCGAGATGCTCGAAACCGTGGTCGCCAAAGCCGAGTCCGACAAGGACTCTTATCTGTCTTTTCTGGATCAGCTGCTGGAAGAGGAAGTCGCCGCCAAGGAAAAACGGCGCGTACAGACCGCCATGAAGACCGCCGGGCTGCCATCGGCCAAGACCATCGAAGAGTACGATTTTACCTTTCACCCCAAGCTGAACAAAAAGGAGGTGATGGCCCTTTTCGATCTGGATTTCATCGGCAAGCAGGAGAACGTGATTTTCCTGGGACCGCCGGGCGTTGGCAAAACCCATCTGGCCATATCGCTGGCGATCAAGGCCTGCCATCACGGGTTCAAGGTCTACTTCACCACCATGGACACCCTGATGAGGAAACTCAAAGAGCCCCAGTCCCGGCACAAGGCATATCTGACTTCGGCCCTGGTGGTAGTCGATGAAGTCGGGTACCTGCCCATCGACACGAAGGAGGCGTATCTGTTCTTTCAGTTCGTCTCTTATCGCTACGAGCGATCATCGACGCTGATCACCTCCAACAAGAGCTTCGGGGACTGGCAAGAGTTGTTCGGCGAGCAGGTCATCGCCACCGCGATCCTCGACCGGCTGCTGCATCACTGCCGGGTGGTCAACATCAAGGGGCACAGCTATCGGCTCCGCGGGCACAGTTTTTCAAAGAACGATTTCGCCACGGTCGGTTCCTCAGGGTTGGCCGACGTGGATGGGAAGACGGAGAATCAATGA
- a CDS encoding IS481 family transposase gives MTRKKKRRSAGGKKGSRVWAYPAEFRLKVVRLFLEEEYSASLLAEQFGISTHSVSRWANAYRRGGVQGLEPKPRPGGNARVPPEVQERMVAVKKANPEYGPRRIADVLKRFFLIPTSPSTVHKKLSEKGLVNKAKRKPKKNPPKPRFFERSRPNQLWQSDIMTFRLAGRNAYLIGFIDDYSRYIVSLGLYRSQTAEHVLETYRRGVAEYGVPREMLTDNGRQYTNWRGKTRFEREMKKDRVKHIRSRPHHPMTLGKIERFWKSILGEFLQRAQFDSFEQAVERTAFWVKYYNHKRPHQGIGGLCPADRFFEIAHDLKKTLAKGVEENVLELALRGRPVDPFYMVGRMGGQSVVIRAEKGKVKMLVNEAGQEKELVYDARKDIDHEDKSTNPQSIRSTTEDNGRAVHLERAPHQRPGMSGNGHQPDAFGSVAESGDRGHAQGAGPEKERSAAADQPAVVSVDRKEIERTRQAGKTPPIDPEGSVGRIGEDAYGQMSMGMKSVPEVGK, from the coding sequence ATGACAAGGAAAAAGAAAAGACGGTCAGCCGGGGGGAAGAAAGGTTCCCGGGTATGGGCCTACCCAGCCGAGTTTCGGTTAAAGGTCGTAAGGCTGTTTTTGGAAGAAGAGTACAGCGCGTCGTTGCTTGCCGAACAGTTCGGTATCAGCACGCATTCTGTTAGCCGCTGGGCCAATGCTTACCGACGCGGTGGGGTGCAAGGGTTGGAACCCAAGCCTCGCCCTGGAGGAAATGCCAGGGTGCCTCCCGAAGTCCAGGAGCGAATGGTAGCGGTGAAAAAGGCGAATCCGGAATACGGCCCGCGACGGATTGCCGATGTTCTCAAACGATTTTTTCTAATTCCCACGAGCCCATCGACTGTACACAAAAAGTTGTCGGAGAAGGGACTGGTAAACAAGGCCAAGCGTAAGCCGAAGAAGAATCCCCCCAAGCCCCGATTTTTCGAACGTTCTCGTCCCAACCAGCTGTGGCAGAGCGATATCATGACCTTCCGGTTGGCCGGTCGCAACGCCTACCTGATCGGCTTCATAGACGATTACAGCCGGTATATCGTTTCCCTGGGCCTGTACCGCAGCCAGACGGCGGAACACGTGCTGGAGACCTACCGTCGCGGTGTTGCCGAGTACGGCGTTCCCAGAGAGATGCTCACCGACAACGGTCGGCAGTACACGAACTGGCGCGGCAAGACGCGTTTCGAACGGGAGATGAAAAAAGACCGTGTCAAGCATATCCGTTCCCGCCCCCACCATCCCATGACGCTGGGCAAGATAGAGCGGTTCTGGAAATCGATCCTGGGCGAGTTCCTCCAGCGGGCTCAGTTCGACAGCTTTGAGCAAGCCGTGGAGCGCACCGCTTTTTGGGTCAAATACTACAATCACAAACGGCCGCACCAAGGCATCGGCGGTCTGTGTCCGGCCGACCGATTCTTCGAGATCGCCCATGATCTGAAAAAGACGCTGGCAAAGGGCGTCGAAGAAAACGTACTGGAACTGGCGTTGCGAGGCCGTCCGGTAGATCCTTTTTATATGGTAGGCCGCATGGGCGGCCAGAGCGTGGTCATCCGGGCGGAGAAGGGCAAAGTCAAGATGCTGGTGAACGAGGCCGGCCAGGAAAAAGAACTTGTGTACGACGCAAGAAAGGATATAGATCATGAAGACAAATCAACGAACCCGCAGAGTATTCGATCCACAACAGAAGATAACGGCCGTGCTGTCCATTTGGAGCGAGCGCCGCACCAGCGCCCAGGTATGTCAGGAAATGGACATCAGCCCGACGCTTTTGGGTCAGTGGCAGAATCTGGCGATCGAGGGCATGCTCAAGGCGCTGGACCCGAAAAAGAAAGATCCGCTGCCGCCGATCAACCAGCGGTTGTCTCGGTTGATCGAAAAGAAATTGAGCGAACCCGGCAAGCTGGAAAAACGCCTCCAATCGATCCAGAAGGCAGCGTCGGCCGGATAGGCGAGGATGCCTATGGCCAAATGTCAATGGGAATGAAAAGTGTACCAGAAGTGGGAAAATAA
- a CDS encoding HEAT repeat domain-containing protein gives MGTTGYVGKEYKDFLCKHEWQILGIKAAINDKRDDVKLEALDILSSGKCLNNIENGKVNDLAISMLNLGDDKQTQLIIKLIGNLGSNGSRYKEKLIPFLHDDNESIRKDACEALGKIGNLSKSEYDEIVNLLKDKEVIVRKSVIKALKQNPELSNENILKIVENLDDENYRIIISSLECLSIFKDKAKVVLPKLFLLMNHQKHQVRKSSIGLIGDIGISSPEILNLLKEKARIEKSAVRGEAIRSIFKLSDDSNETIYYLLNSLKKCDKNTCLAIYESLSESKNLKKEHYDLILKIYNNQCCMGKIAASFLLLEQGELPEKIVFDIIKSYEKVFLKTPRYTMESQGSITLFSKIPENLANYIDNTANSEVYLSYFFDMLPPKDNLETLFLKAIFREIKYIPKDYIKKIISYYEAEIIKPSTFYDIIDNKDIKYDEILEKFGEILTNNNENLEKSYLIKLLCRQGASAKKYLPSMLDYIKKNKYDKNLLLSISMVDNIDFSSILYIINLIYEHPSDSGFLRFVSHLFGSARKDIETLLIWTGDPKLNKPDDINGFDPIVTLEILSNFLMVLNNSDELYSDLCLSITNIIIMNKKNWKSNDVKFLDQIRGNIKNPNLNQNIKNIIDEIKPTPLSKFLYYCCSIIICHFIFWMSLILIYPKSYRIQAFFFWNTKVRKYFGLVYVELLILYIPFLRKRIFKPFTRSLISDARQYDFDEKNYFKDSTIIDKNSNVKGAITKIIQDIKGHVILIGDSGTGKTTFLRYQINNNSNLRAFLLAIDCKEGIVEGICNKLQGFLSDKKFIKSLIYSGFITIYIDGLNDVDKSTRKLITRFLNTYTKCNVIITMQKIDWEPTCDSKVYEFERITFDQTKNFIYSRYDLFIDDVISREEYIENATKFITSLEALYKNSDSFEQVECSILNLMDLSTACMLLRQGIQPNLLNLQDQQFKIIQKEYRKRHANTPFPIKTISNFLYGLKKNGMNYFETNEFTEEFSFLNKYKMVLKRYREMGDDKSKIVWYFRHEKISDYLISYSFITDRERQIENLNSPIFYGVFNMLSMILPIKDAEWLREQIIRNSVVNKNFELFYSFENSFVHRKNLKININNL, from the coding sequence ATGGGTACAACGGGATATGTAGGAAAAGAATATAAAGACTTTTTATGTAAACATGAATGGCAAATATTAGGAATTAAAGCGGCCATAAATGATAAAAGAGATGATGTTAAGTTAGAAGCGTTAGATATATTATCATCAGGAAAATGCCTTAACAACATTGAAAATGGAAAGGTAAATGATTTAGCAATTTCAATGTTAAATTTAGGTGATGACAAGCAAACCCAATTAATTATAAAACTTATAGGCAATTTAGGTAGTAATGGTTCAAGATATAAAGAAAAATTAATTCCGTTTCTACATGATGATAATGAATCGATTAGAAAAGATGCATGTGAAGCATTAGGGAAAATAGGAAATTTATCGAAATCGGAATACGATGAAATTGTAAACTTGCTTAAAGATAAAGAAGTAATAGTAAGAAAATCAGTAATAAAAGCATTAAAACAAAACCCTGAGTTGTCTAATGAAAATATATTGAAAATTGTCGAAAATTTAGATGATGAAAATTATAGAATTATTATTTCTTCACTAGAATGTCTATCGATTTTCAAGGATAAGGCGAAGGTTGTTTTGCCAAAGCTATTTTTGCTTATGAATCACCAAAAGCATCAAGTTAGAAAAAGTTCAATTGGTTTAATTGGTGATATAGGAATATCATCACCAGAAATATTGAATTTGCTAAAAGAGAAGGCAAGGATTGAAAAGTCAGCTGTAAGAGGCGAAGCAATAAGATCCATTTTTAAGCTCTCTGATGATTCTAACGAAACTATCTATTATTTACTCAATTCTTTGAAGAAATGTGATAAAAATACATGTCTTGCTATATATGAATCTTTGTCTGAAAGTAAGAATCTTAAGAAAGAACATTATGATTTAATACTTAAAATTTACAATAATCAATGTTGCATGGGTAAAATAGCAGCTAGTTTTTTGTTGCTGGAACAAGGAGAACTTCCTGAAAAAATAGTATTTGATATTATAAAATCATATGAAAAAGTTTTCTTGAAAACCCCAAGATACACAATGGAAAGTCAGGGGAGCATAACCTTATTTTCTAAGATACCTGAAAATTTAGCGAATTATATCGATAATACAGCAAACTCTGAGGTATATTTATCTTATTTTTTTGATATGTTGCCACCAAAAGATAATTTGGAAACCCTTTTTTTAAAGGCCATTTTTAGGGAAATAAAATACATTCCAAAAGATTATATTAAAAAAATAATTAGTTATTATGAAGCTGAAATAATAAAACCAAGTACCTTTTATGATATAATTGATAATAAAGATATCAAATATGATGAAATATTAGAAAAATTTGGCGAAATACTAACAAATAATAATGAGAATTTAGAAAAGAGTTATCTCATTAAATTATTGTGCCGGCAAGGGGCGAGCGCTAAAAAATATTTACCCTCAATGCTTGATTATATAAAAAAGAATAAATATGATAAAAATTTATTATTAAGTATTTCGATGGTTGATAATATCGATTTTTCAAGCATCTTATACATAATAAATTTAATCTACGAACATCCAAGTGACAGTGGCTTTTTAAGATTTGTTTCCCACCTATTTGGATCAGCGAGAAAGGATATTGAAACTTTACTAATTTGGACCGGAGATCCAAAGCTCAATAAACCTGACGATATTAATGGTTTTGATCCAATTGTTACCTTGGAAATATTATCAAATTTTCTTATGGTTTTAAATAATAGTGATGAGCTTTATTCCGATTTATGTTTATCAATTACAAATATTATAATAATGAACAAAAAAAATTGGAAAAGTAATGATGTAAAATTTCTAGATCAAATACGAGGCAATATCAAGAACCCAAATCTGAACCAAAACATTAAAAATATTATTGATGAAATAAAGCCAACACCTTTATCAAAATTCCTTTATTATTGTTGTTCAATTATAATTTGCCACTTTATTTTTTGGATGAGTCTCATACTTATCTATCCGAAATCTTATAGGATACAAGCATTCTTTTTCTGGAATACTAAAGTTAGGAAATATTTTGGACTAGTATATGTAGAACTATTAATATTGTATATTCCTTTCCTTAGAAAAAGAATATTTAAACCTTTTACAAGGAGTTTAATTTCGGATGCAAGGCAATATGACTTCGACGAAAAGAATTACTTTAAGGATTCAACAATTATTGATAAAAATAGCAATGTAAAAGGTGCTATTACCAAAATCATTCAAGATATTAAAGGGCATGTTATTTTAATAGGTGACTCTGGAACTGGAAAAACAACTTTTCTCAGATATCAGATAAATAATAATTCCAACTTAAGGGCATTCTTATTGGCGATTGACTGTAAGGAAGGTATTGTTGAAGGTATCTGCAATAAACTACAAGGATTTTTAAGTGATAAAAAATTTATAAAAAGTCTCATATATAGTGGTTTTATTACTATTTATATAGATGGTTTAAATGATGTCGACAAATCTACTAGAAAACTAATTACACGTTTTTTAAACACATATACAAAATGTAATGTTATAATAACCATGCAGAAAATTGACTGGGAACCTACTTGTGATTCTAAAGTTTACGAATTTGAAAGAATCACATTCGATCAAACCAAGAATTTTATATATTCTAGATATGATCTATTTATTGACGATGTTATTAGTAGAGAAGAATATATTGAAAATGCTACTAAATTTATTACAAGTTTAGAGGCGTTGTATAAAAATAGCGATTCTTTTGAACAGGTTGAATGTTCAATTTTAAATTTAATGGATTTATCTACAGCTTGTATGCTTTTAAGACAAGGTATTCAACCAAACCTTTTGAATTTACAAGATCAACAATTTAAAATCATCCAAAAAGAATATCGAAAAAGACATGCTAATACTCCTTTCCCAATAAAGACTATTTCAAATTTTTTATATGGATTAAAGAAAAATGGAATGAATTATTTCGAGACTAATGAATTTACTGAAGAGTTCAGTTTTTTGAATAAATACAAAATGGTTTTAAAAAGATATAGGGAAATGGGAGATGATAAATCAAAAATTGTTTGGTACTTTAGGCATGAAAAAATAAGTGACTATTTGATTTCTTATTCATTTATAACCGACAGAGAGAGACAAATAGAAAACCTGAATAGTCCGATTTTTTATGGAGTTTTTAATATGTTATCCATGATTTTGCCAATTAAAGATGCAGAATGGCTAAGAGAGCAAATTATTAGAAATTCAGTAGTAAACAAAAATTTTGAATTATTTTATTCCTTTGAGAATAGCTTTGTACATAGAAAGAATTTAAAAATAAATATAAATAACTTGTAA
- the istA gene encoding IS21 family transposase has translation MDIIALHQQGLSQREITKRTGRHRKTVKKYIQNGQTPGYHKAQRRESILAPYYPVINDFLEEDDYRATWIYQRLKQLGYAGGYDTVKIYVRRRKRKRKRQAYIRFETIPGLQGQMDWADFKVADFKGGSFTVYLFVLVLGFSRAMFAMFVDRCTLQSFMDAHIAAFHYLGGIPMEMLYDNMKHVVISRTGGQTVFNVEFMHFTQHYGFKPLACMPYSPWVKGKVERPVDYIRESFWRGYAFTSIEQANRDLLSWLDETANRRKHGTHRQLVDLRWRQEQSSLSPCPASDYDTSIKEYRRVYKDCYISYNASRYQVPPDVVGKKILLKVKDGIIRFYDDDRLLATHREAEEKGSWVTDANITAQILKQRQKAKKKYGRTKGKATRGLVNASLFPQVLYRPLSVYEQIGTWIN, from the coding sequence ATGGACATTATTGCATTGCATCAACAAGGCCTTTCGCAAAGGGAGATCACCAAACGAACTGGCCGCCATCGCAAGACCGTTAAAAAATATATTCAGAATGGACAAACTCCCGGTTACCACAAGGCCCAACGGCGCGAAAGCATCCTGGCTCCCTACTACCCGGTGATTAACGATTTCCTCGAAGAGGATGATTACCGTGCCACCTGGATCTATCAACGACTCAAACAGTTAGGCTATGCTGGCGGATACGATACCGTCAAAATCTATGTCCGCAGGCGCAAACGAAAACGCAAGCGCCAGGCTTACATCCGGTTCGAGACGATTCCCGGATTGCAGGGGCAGATGGACTGGGCCGACTTCAAGGTCGCGGATTTCAAGGGCGGCAGTTTTACCGTTTACCTGTTCGTCCTGGTCCTGGGATTTTCCCGGGCCATGTTTGCCATGTTCGTTGACCGCTGCACCCTGCAGTCCTTCATGGATGCCCATATTGCCGCCTTTCACTACCTGGGCGGGATTCCCATGGAAATGCTCTATGACAACATGAAGCATGTGGTGATCAGCCGCACAGGTGGGCAGACTGTTTTCAATGTCGAGTTCATGCACTTTACCCAGCACTATGGTTTCAAGCCTCTGGCCTGCATGCCCTACAGTCCCTGGGTGAAAGGCAAGGTGGAACGCCCGGTGGATTACATTCGCGAGTCGTTCTGGCGCGGTTATGCCTTTACCAGCATCGAGCAGGCGAACCGGGATCTTCTCAGCTGGCTTGACGAAACAGCCAATCGCAGGAAGCATGGAACCCACCGGCAGCTGGTGGACCTGCGCTGGCGGCAGGAACAATCCAGCTTAAGTCCATGCCCTGCCAGCGACTACGATACGTCCATAAAAGAGTATCGCAGGGTCTACAAGGACTGCTATATTTCCTATAACGCCAGCCGGTATCAGGTGCCGCCGGATGTGGTCGGCAAAAAGATCCTGCTGAAGGTCAAGGACGGTATCATCCGATTCTACGATGACGACCGGCTGCTGGCCACGCATAGGGAAGCCGAGGAAAAGGGCAGCTGGGTTACCGATGCGAATATCACCGCCCAGATCCTGAAGCAGCGGCAGAAAGCGAAAAAGAAATACGGTCGCACCAAAGGCAAGGCCACCCGGGGACTGGTGAATGCTAGTTTGTTCCCACAGGTGCTTTACCGTCCGCTGTCCGTGTATGAGCAGATCGGCACATGGATCAACTGA
- a CDS encoding ISNCY family transposase produces the protein MTQDLNGGLKIERQRTGANGMSAEQVTRAAIVMKLFNFTYEDLAFHISDSRSLRRFCRIGIFDKGFKKSALNENIKRICPETWELISLDLLAYAKDNNIEKGRTTRVDCTVVESNIHPPCDSMQLYDAVRVLARLLTQARDDFKIKIVFTDHRRRAKRRMTAIQYAKGKKQRLSPYKDLLKVTQKSIGYAIKAEETIGGICTTNFELLGLLNSIKHYSDLARQVYDQTYRRVIQGESVSADQKVFSIFEEHTDIIIKDRRDNHYGHKICLTGGASNLILDCVVLEGNPADSTLVEQMLDRQKSAYGRYPLKVALDGGFASKGNLNTAKAKGVKDVCFAKKRGLEEIDMCRSHYVYKKLRQFRAGIESGISWLKRSFGLTRCTWKGFRSFKSYVLSSVVAANLLTIARKQLAPAG, from the coding sequence TTGACACAAGACCTCAACGGTGGCCTCAAGATAGAACGTCAACGAACCGGGGCCAACGGTATGAGTGCCGAGCAGGTGACCCGCGCCGCGATTGTGATGAAGCTTTTCAACTTCACCTATGAAGACCTCGCCTTTCATATTTCCGATTCCAGATCGCTCAGACGGTTTTGCAGAATCGGTATTTTCGATAAGGGCTTCAAGAAATCCGCCCTGAATGAAAATATCAAAAGGATCTGCCCTGAGACCTGGGAGCTTATTTCCCTGGACCTGTTGGCATATGCGAAGGACAACAACATCGAAAAAGGCAGAACGACCCGAGTCGATTGTACCGTCGTCGAGAGCAACATCCACCCTCCTTGCGATTCCATGCAGTTGTATGACGCTGTGCGCGTGCTCGCGCGGTTGTTGACTCAAGCCCGGGATGACTTCAAAATTAAAATCGTTTTCACGGATCATCGTCGCCGTGCAAAAAGGCGGATGACCGCCATCCAATACGCAAAAGGGAAAAAGCAACGACTGTCTCCGTATAAAGACCTGCTCAAGGTCACCCAAAAGTCCATCGGTTACGCGATCAAAGCCGAAGAAACGATAGGCGGAATCTGCACAACCAATTTTGAATTGCTTGGCTTATTGAACAGCATCAAACATTACAGCGATTTGGCCCGTCAGGTCTACGACCAGACCTATCGCCGGGTTATTCAAGGCGAAAGCGTATCGGCCGACCAGAAGGTATTCTCGATTTTCGAGGAACACACGGACATCATCATCAAAGACCGCCGGGATAACCATTATGGCCATAAGATTTGCCTGACCGGTGGAGCCTCGAACCTTATCCTCGATTGTGTCGTTCTTGAGGGCAATCCCGCAGATAGCACACTGGTTGAACAGATGCTGGATCGCCAGAAATCGGCTTACGGACGCTACCCGCTGAAAGTTGCCCTGGACGGTGGCTTTGCATCCAAAGGCAATCTGAACACGGCCAAGGCCAAAGGCGTCAAAGATGTCTGCTTTGCCAAAAAACGGGGTCTTGAAGAGATTGACATGTGTCGCAGTCACTATGTTTACAAAAAGCTCAGACAGTTCCGTGCCGGTATCGAATCGGGCATATCCTGGCTCAAACGCAGTTTCGGCTTGACCCGGTGCACGTGGAAAGGTTTTCGTTCTTTTAAAAGCTACGTGCTTTCGTCGGTGGTCGCGGCCAACCTGCTGACGATCGCTCGAAAGCAATTGGCTCCTGCTGGATAA